Proteins co-encoded in one Acidobacteriota bacterium genomic window:
- a CDS encoding tetratricopeptide repeat protein encodes MARDANATLLISGRYTIVPAGAETAATINVTSKIVRVNEGRFMSEVIDGRQVTRDINMNDALGNLQTIQGQIAYQILYQRDKALPYSQNQLIEAANTVPSRAFEAYIKGLLTADKQAREIYFTNASREFSKAIPDGVYTEAEIELGHIYLGQRKFSESIGAFEKVVSASQKCRDKAKAENKQAQCSDENYAEASFYIGLIFWQQGNYEPALATLRPLTDDLKLTTVYNALGAIAVQASRAEKKNPAKAAALLNEGMELLKKASESAPDDANVRFNYATALFFNGNTIEAATQLRSTIAANPRDGEAYYIFSKVLDTLKDPSVTDINNQAQRFLTDNNRYAKLETEWQKSKTISEITLRVNQPARKDFVAVVLSRKPVAASTAEISETESLLGLARTLIKNGNDDEAMTTLRRVLASEPMSAESYFLLGKIHLRRGDIDQAISSFKTSIFWDNKLIDAHVSLGKIYIEKGDCLQAKSFVASALEIGPDNPDALALQRSSERCSK; translated from the coding sequence ATGGCGAGAGATGCCAATGCGACCTTGCTGATATCAGGCCGCTACACGATCGTGCCTGCCGGGGCGGAAACGGCGGCGACCATTAACGTTACGTCGAAAATCGTTCGCGTAAACGAAGGGCGGTTCATGAGCGAGGTGATCGATGGACGGCAGGTGACCCGCGATATCAATATGAACGACGCCCTTGGCAATCTACAGACGATCCAGGGCCAGATCGCATACCAGATACTGTATCAGCGTGATAAGGCTTTGCCGTATTCGCAGAATCAGTTGATCGAGGCGGCAAATACAGTTCCGTCCCGCGCGTTTGAGGCTTATATCAAGGGCCTGCTGACCGCTGACAAACAGGCTCGGGAGATCTATTTCACCAATGCGTCGCGTGAATTCTCTAAAGCGATCCCCGACGGCGTATATACCGAGGCCGAGATCGAGCTGGGGCATATTTATCTTGGCCAGCGGAAATTTTCGGAATCGATCGGCGCCTTTGAAAAAGTGGTCAGCGCCAGCCAGAAATGCCGGGACAAGGCAAAGGCTGAAAACAAGCAGGCGCAGTGCAGTGACGAGAATTACGCCGAGGCGTCGTTCTATATCGGCTTGATCTTTTGGCAGCAAGGAAATTACGAACCGGCTCTCGCCACACTCAGGCCGCTTACTGATGACCTTAAGCTGACGACGGTCTATAACGCGTTGGGTGCTATTGCGGTTCAGGCCTCGCGTGCCGAGAAAAAGAATCCTGCCAAGGCGGCGGCATTGCTGAACGAGGGAATGGAGCTTCTTAAGAAAGCTTCGGAATCAGCTCCGGATGATGCGAATGTTCGGTTCAATTATGCGACTGCCCTTTTTTTCAATGGAAATACCATTGAGGCCGCGACCCAGCTCCGTTCCACGATCGCCGCGAACCCACGTGACGGCGAGGCTTACTACATATTTTCCAAGGTGCTCGATACGCTGAAAGATCCGTCGGTCACGGATATCAACAACCAGGCACAGCGCTTCCTCACCGACAATAACCGCTACGCCAAGCTCGAGACAGAGTGGCAGAAGTCTAAGACCATCAGCGAGATAACACTTCGGGTGAATCAGCCGGCTAGGAAGGACTTTGTCGCGGTCGTCTTGAGCCGTAAACCCGTTGCCGCGAGCACGGCTGAGATAAGTGAGACGGAAAGCCTGCTCGGCCTCGCTCGTACGCTCATCAAGAATGGCAACGACGATGAAGCCATGACCACGCTTCGCCGGGTGCTGGCAAGTGAGCCGATGAGCGCTGAAAGCTATTTTCTGCTGGGCAAGATCCACCTTCGCCGCGGCGATATCGACCAGGCGATCAGTTCCTTCAAGACCTCGATCTTTTGGGATAATAAGCTGATCGATGCTCACGTCAGCCTCGGCAAGATCTACATCGAAAAGGGTGATTGCCTGCAGGCCAAAAGCTTCGTCGCCTCAGCCCTTGAGATCGGCCCTGACAACCCCGATGCACTAGCTTTGCAAAGATCGTCGGAACGGTGCTCCAAATAG
- the lnt gene encoding apolipoprotein N-acyltransferase encodes MSFLTKILPNWKNALLAILAAGLLIVAFPDFEWWFTAWFALVPLMWAVEREKESVVRSFAIGWLFGTVFFFGTCWWLTFAPINYAGFPPWLAYSGMVFVAAAVGLFPALFAGILAVLLRRFGSWGFLAAPFVWVFTEFLRYWLTGNNWNAIAYSQACEPSCSIPAMWLVPSLWTAAIGGVLFTTGVILSVNVMIVRTLTVTITSDDLVKTSKRIALEWTFLLALSLALSFVHAVSNLSNVERKPWQTVVAIQPNVPMSGISYSDLERLRQRQFDLAELEVRKVRNRESGTDSEPQDRSVTVVLPESPMNYMYNDDLEFQRFVGDFSRRNQVSVLFNSAEPDDTNGKYFNSAVMVGPDGREVAQYDKIFLLPFGEAVPRPLDSVIPGFVGNFSYGREYDIMPVGDLKAGVMICFESHFGQLSREYVRNGADALIEMTNDGYLGPTPVLRQHLANAIFRAVESNRPVLRVTNVGITAHISPNGDICDSMADCGPKSYTEGTLVMSFPKSDGSQTLYVRYGEWFAWLCSVLTLGLLSLCVVKRKTCES; translated from the coding sequence ATGAGCTTTCTTACAAAAATCCTTCCCAACTGGAAAAACGCTCTACTCGCGATCCTCGCGGCGGGATTGCTGATCGTGGCGTTTCCTGATTTTGAATGGTGGTTCACTGCGTGGTTCGCTCTGGTTCCGTTGATGTGGGCGGTGGAGCGGGAAAAGGAATCTGTCGTGCGGTCGTTTGCAATTGGATGGCTGTTCGGTACTGTCTTCTTTTTTGGAACGTGCTGGTGGCTGACGTTTGCCCCGATCAACTACGCCGGATTCCCGCCGTGGCTGGCGTATTCGGGAATGGTTTTCGTGGCGGCTGCGGTCGGGCTGTTTCCGGCTTTGTTCGCGGGCATTCTGGCGGTGCTGCTCAGGCGGTTCGGCTCGTGGGGATTCCTGGCGGCTCCGTTCGTTTGGGTGTTTACGGAGTTTTTGCGGTATTGGCTGACGGGGAATAATTGGAATGCGATTGCATACTCGCAGGCATGCGAACCATCTTGCAGTATTCCTGCAATGTGGCTCGTCCCAAGTCTATGGACCGCGGCAATTGGCGGCGTACTGTTCACTACTGGCGTTATCCTTTCTGTTAATGTCATGATCGTCCGCACCTTGACGGTGACGATTACCTCCGATGACCTAGTAAAAACGAGCAAACGAATCGCTCTCGAATGGACCTTCTTGCTTGCGTTGTCGCTTGCTTTGTCGTTTGTACATGCGGTTTCCAACTTGAGTAACGTGGAAAGGAAACCCTGGCAGACCGTCGTGGCGATCCAACCTAATGTCCCGATGTCGGGAATAAGCTATAGCGACCTCGAACGGCTTCGACAAAGGCAATTTGACCTGGCAGAGCTTGAGGTTCGCAAGGTTCGCAATAGAGAATCCGGTACCGATTCTGAGCCCCAAGACCGCAGCGTAACCGTTGTTCTGCCAGAATCTCCGATGAATTACATGTACAACGACGACCTTGAGTTCCAACGATTTGTTGGGGATTTTTCTCGTCGAAATCAGGTTAGCGTTCTATTCAACTCTGCAGAACCGGACGACACAAATGGCAAATATTTCAATTCCGCAGTAATGGTTGGCCCCGACGGACGTGAGGTTGCGCAATACGACAAGATATTTCTACTTCCATTCGGTGAGGCGGTGCCACGCCCACTGGATTCGGTGATCCCGGGTTTTGTTGGGAATTTTTCGTACGGTCGCGAATACGACATTATGCCGGTAGGCGATTTGAAAGCTGGTGTGATGATTTGTTTTGAATCGCACTTCGGACAACTGAGTCGTGAATATGTTCGAAACGGAGCAGACGCTTTGATAGAGATGACGAACGACGGTTATCTTGGACCTACACCCGTTCTCCGTCAGCATCTGGCGAACGCAATATTTCGGGCGGTCGAGTCGAACCGTCCAGTCCTTCGGGTGACAAATGTAGGTATTACCGCTCACATAAGTCCAAATGGCGACATCTGCGACTCGATGGCTGATTGTGGTCCTAAATCCTACACAGAAGGAACCTTGGTTATGTCTTTTCCAAAATCGGACGGATCGCAGACACTATATGTTAGGTATGGCGAATGGTTCGCATGGTTGTGCTCGGTGTTGACGCTGGGTCTTTTGTCACTTTGCGTGGTGAAGAGGAAAACCTGTGAGTCGTAG
- a CDS encoding PAN domain-containing protein — protein MFKKLICVLSIVIAAVSAGLAQEGFKPRDADEAEGWQIYNQYKASRAAEAMATRQIKQAIGDVGTTSLSSIGLLGSDPSDRERLNELRQKVDAERQKQAQLLAKWGDKFYWRYGDLAWAEDKIKDPGTKREMDRIEFALTYFPFNPKKNNPSPAPEAGSTSLTLQSPGYWGVLSYTISGAKLEPPSGGDSGKVAGRQYKGLLSGTILTVSGTATSSNPSSGPGSLDYYELRVSVAAGKEHKEYNYIAPNGERLSKSFSLSVPVAPGSSGSFAISLLEQNANYGPHGWVVGGSLAGSPTLIPVTAPAGGRAATANNLSVEYDTDRPGGDYRNFDLPEANFELCRNACAADPNCKAYTYVKPGVQGIRSRCWLKSSVSGSGKSTSCISGIKP, from the coding sequence ATGTTCAAAAAGCTTATATGTGTCCTATCGATCGTTATTGCTGCGGTTTCAGCTGGGCTGGCCCAGGAAGGTTTCAAGCCGCGTGACGCCGACGAGGCCGAGGGGTGGCAAATTTACAATCAGTACAAAGCAAGCCGTGCCGCGGAGGCCATGGCTACAAGGCAGATCAAGCAGGCGATCGGCGACGTAGGTACTACCTCGTTGAGTTCGATCGGGCTCTTGGGTTCCGACCCGAGCGATCGGGAGCGGCTGAATGAGCTGAGACAAAAAGTTGATGCAGAGCGGCAAAAGCAAGCTCAGCTATTGGCGAAATGGGGCGACAAATTCTATTGGCGTTACGGCGACCTGGCATGGGCCGAGGACAAGATAAAAGACCCAGGAACAAAGCGCGAGATGGACCGGATAGAATTCGCTCTCACATATTTTCCTTTCAATCCCAAAAAAAATAATCCGTCACCCGCTCCCGAAGCCGGCTCGACCAGCCTGACGCTGCAGTCCCCTGGCTATTGGGGAGTTCTTAGCTACACGATATCGGGAGCGAAGCTTGAACCGCCTAGCGGCGGTGATAGCGGAAAGGTTGCCGGACGCCAGTACAAAGGCTTGCTCTCTGGAACTATCCTTACCGTTTCCGGAACTGCAACCAGTTCGAATCCGTCGAGCGGGCCGGGTTCGTTGGACTATTACGAACTCAGAGTTTCGGTTGCAGCGGGCAAGGAGCACAAGGAGTACAACTACATAGCTCCGAATGGCGAGAGGCTAAGTAAATCATTCTCTCTATCTGTCCCCGTCGCTCCGGGATCATCAGGAAGTTTTGCCATCAGTCTATTGGAACAGAACGCGAATTATGGGCCACACGGCTGGGTGGTCGGTGGTAGCCTTGCAGGATCCCCGACGTTAATTCCCGTGACCGCCCCGGCCGGTGGTCGCGCAGCAACGGCAAACAACCTAAGCGTGGAATACGACACCGACCGGCCGGGCGGCGACTACCGTAATTTTGATCTGCCAGAGGCTAATTTTGAATTGTGCCGAAATGCCTGCGCGGCGGATCCGAATTGCAAAGCCTACACTTATGTAAAACCCGGCGTTCAGGGCATAAGGTCGAGGTGCTGGTTGAAATCAAGCGTATCCGGCAGCGGGAAGAGCACTTCGTGCATTTCCGGGATAAAACCTTGA
- the polA gene encoding DNA polymerase I, which translates to MKRVFLIDAMSHIYRAFFAPMGMKQEPLRNSRGQVTQAVFVFTNMLRKLINDEKPEYIGAVFDTDVPTFRHESYAEYKANRQAMPDDLASQIPYIIRVCEAFGIPIVKSDGFEADDVIGTLAQQIKAKEMQTVIVSNDKDLCQLVVDPYIIAMRQNSNSIRRKVPVAPIEWCDEAWVRNKFGVPPDKIIDLLGLMGDSVDNIPGAPGIGAVGALKLVLEWGSALGAMEHAAEITHKTQRESLLNNQDIIKQSLELATIHTSVPVTLDLDALKHSEPDRAKAYELFRELEFKSLTNEFAGSGPTQPTAAPSGGGGLFDSLPPAGQVVETNYTVVKTSENVDKMIRRLFEVEQWSYFVNDPSTNEKASCFGKQPPLGIGIGLGNGEAYYVDIVNFEGGIEAVQRPLKDILTNVFMDKVAYDEKKNLGPLLALGIRPEPVREDILVAAYLLESTRASYPIDFLAQAYLDVDMAHTVPGSFDEAAFRIAEKADLAARLAPVLRQKLRENELEKMYTEIELPLIPILADIELIGMKVDGESLKVFSEFITKELAGLESKIYAIAGREFNIGSPKQVGEIFGELNIETGRKTATGQVSTSHDVLVELAQTYDIAQHIIDYRELDKLRATYADALPKMIAADGRIHGALNQAVAATGRLSSTEPNLQNIPVRTELGQRIRKAFIPEKGSKLISADYSQLELRILAHITQDPRMLEAYKNNEDIHSQTARLVFGATDEKDLKEKRRLAKIVNFGIAYAVEAFGLSQRVGISRAEAKQVIADYFETYKGIREYMDRTPEQARKQGYIASLFGRRRYFPSINDRNFAVRSRAEREAINMPIQGTASDIVKIAMIRVANALKQEKLETKMIMQVHDELLFEAPEAEVATASALIKREMEAAATLDVPLTVEIGVGDDWMNAK; encoded by the coding sequence ATGAAACGAGTTTTCCTCATCGACGCGATGTCGCATATCTACCGCGCATTCTTTGCCCCGATGGGCATGAAGCAGGAGCCGCTGCGTAATAGCCGAGGCCAGGTCACGCAGGCGGTTTTTGTATTTACGAACATGCTCCGCAAGCTGATCAATGACGAGAAACCGGAATACATAGGAGCGGTTTTTGATACTGATGTGCCAACATTCCGCCATGAATCGTATGCCGAGTACAAAGCGAACCGGCAGGCGATGCCAGATGATCTTGCGTCGCAAATTCCATATATCATCCGCGTTTGCGAGGCTTTCGGTATCCCCATCGTAAAATCCGACGGCTTCGAGGCGGACGACGTTATCGGAACGCTCGCGCAGCAGATCAAAGCAAAAGAAATGCAGACCGTGATCGTTTCTAATGACAAAGATCTTTGCCAGCTCGTCGTCGATCCTTACATCATCGCGATGAGGCAGAATTCCAACAGTATTAGGCGTAAGGTTCCGGTTGCTCCCATCGAATGGTGCGACGAGGCCTGGGTAAGAAACAAGTTCGGCGTGCCGCCCGATAAGATCATTGACCTGCTGGGGCTGATGGGGGATTCGGTAGATAACATTCCCGGTGCTCCGGGCATCGGAGCGGTTGGTGCTTTGAAGCTCGTCCTCGAATGGGGCTCGGCTCTGGGTGCGATGGAACACGCGGCGGAGATCACGCACAAAACCCAACGCGAAAGCCTGCTGAACAATCAGGACATCATTAAACAATCGCTCGAACTCGCAACGATCCACACTTCCGTTCCGGTCACGCTCGATCTCGACGCCCTTAAACATTCTGAGCCCGATCGAGCGAAAGCATATGAACTTTTCCGCGAACTCGAATTCAAATCCCTAACGAACGAGTTTGCAGGCTCTGGTCCAACTCAGCCAACGGCCGCTCCAAGTGGAGGCGGCGGACTGTTCGACAGTTTACCGCCAGCCGGGCAGGTCGTGGAGACAAACTATACCGTCGTCAAAACCAGCGAAAACGTTGATAAAATGATCCGCCGCCTGTTCGAGGTCGAGCAGTGGAGCTACTTCGTCAACGATCCGAGTACCAACGAAAAAGCAAGCTGCTTCGGCAAGCAGCCGCCGCTCGGCATTGGCATCGGCCTGGGAAACGGCGAGGCGTATTACGTAGATATTGTGAATTTTGAAGGCGGAATTGAGGCCGTGCAGCGGCCGCTCAAAGACATTCTGACCAATGTCTTCATGGACAAAGTCGCGTACGACGAAAAGAAAAATCTCGGTCCGCTTCTAGCTCTTGGTATCCGGCCCGAGCCCGTTCGCGAGGACATTCTCGTTGCCGCCTACCTACTGGAATCGACGCGAGCAAGCTACCCGATCGATTTTCTTGCTCAGGCCTATCTCGATGTGGATATGGCACACACCGTTCCCGGCAGTTTTGATGAGGCTGCCTTTCGCATCGCCGAAAAGGCCGATCTTGCAGCACGACTCGCCCCGGTTCTTCGCCAGAAGCTCCGTGAAAATGAGCTCGAAAAAATGTACACCGAGATCGAGCTCCCGCTGATCCCGATCCTCGCAGACATTGAACTCATCGGTATGAAGGTCGATGGCGAGAGCCTCAAGGTATTCTCGGAGTTTATTACCAAAGAACTCGCCGGGCTCGAAAGTAAGATCTACGCTATCGCCGGACGCGAATTCAACATTGGTTCGCCAAAACAGGTGGGTGAAATATTTGGCGAACTCAATATCGAAACTGGCCGCAAAACCGCGACCGGCCAAGTTTCAACAAGCCACGACGTCCTCGTCGAACTCGCTCAAACGTACGACATTGCTCAGCACATAATTGATTACCGCGAACTCGACAAGCTCCGGGCAACCTACGCCGATGCTTTGCCGAAGATGATCGCCGCAGATGGCCGTATTCACGGAGCTTTGAATCAAGCCGTCGCCGCGACGGGACGGTTAAGTTCGACTGAGCCAAATCTACAGAATATTCCCGTCCGCACCGAACTCGGCCAGCGTATCCGCAAAGCTTTTATCCCCGAAAAAGGCAGCAAGCTGATCTCAGCCGATTATTCTCAGCTCGAGCTCCGTATCCTCGCCCACATCACGCAGGATCCGCGAATGCTCGAGGCGTACAAAAATAACGAGGACATCCACTCGCAAACCGCCCGGCTTGTTTTTGGTGCGACGGACGAAAAAGACCTCAAAGAAAAACGCCGCCTGGCCAAGATCGTCAATTTTGGCATAGCGTACGCTGTCGAGGCATTCGGGCTCTCACAGCGAGTCGGGATCAGCCGGGCCGAGGCAAAGCAGGTGATCGCGGACTATTTTGAAACCTACAAAGGTATCCGCGAATACATGGACCGTACGCCCGAACAGGCAAGGAAACAGGGCTACATCGCTTCCCTCTTCGGCCGCCGCCGCTACTTCCCGTCGATCAACGACCGCAACTTCGCTGTCCGATCACGGGCCGAACGCGAAGCAATCAATATGCCGATCCAAGGTACGGCCAGCGATATTGTAAAGATCGCTATGATCCGCGTCGCCAACGCTCTGAAACAGGAAAAGCTCGAAACAAAGATGATCATGCAAGTGCACGATGAACTTCTATTCGAAGCTCCCGAAGCTGAAGTTGCCACCGCCTCCGCGCTCATAAAACGCGAGATGGAAGCGGCAGCAACCCTCGATGTCCCGCTCACCGTGGAGATCGGGGTCGGCGACGATTGGATGAATGCAAAGTAA
- a CDS encoding putative addiction module antidote protein, protein MLKNSRSHEQGLIEWLRKSPENQRDYLKASFEENSDMPEAIVAAIREIAQARGFESLARDAGLSQKSLYKILAEDKASKPRFETIVQLVGALGLRFTVEGIN, encoded by the coding sequence ATGCTTAAAAACAGCCGTTCTCACGAACAGGGATTGATCGAGTGGCTTAGAAAAAGCCCTGAAAATCAACGCGATTACCTTAAAGCCTCATTTGAGGAGAACTCCGATATGCCTGAAGCAATTGTTGCGGCCATTCGCGAGATAGCTCAGGCTCGCGGATTCGAATCTTTAGCAAGAGATGCCGGACTCAGTCAAAAATCGCTTTACAAAATACTCGCCGAAGATAAGGCTTCAAAACCGCGTTTCGAAACCATCGTTCAGTTGGTTGGAGCTCTCGGATTGCGATTTACCGTCGAGGGCATTAATTAA
- a CDS encoding type II toxin-antitoxin system VapC family toxin, producing MRRILTDTNVLLRNLQPDHHAHVLAANALVTLSKEYDEICVLPQNLIEFWNVSTRPLEQNGFGWTSIVAEIEVARYETIFTLLPDTQAIYAEWRSIVRDNSVLGKQVHDARIAAAMSVHQITKLLTFNGKDFKRFGFIEVIDPQSILVSDEQNVSE from the coding sequence ATGCGAAGGATTCTCACTGACACAAATGTCCTGCTGCGCAATTTGCAACCTGATCACCACGCCCACGTTTTGGCGGCTAATGCTCTCGTGACTTTGAGCAAGGAGTACGATGAAATTTGTGTGTTGCCTCAGAATCTAATTGAATTCTGGAATGTCTCAACACGGCCGCTTGAGCAAAATGGCTTCGGATGGACATCGATCGTGGCGGAAATTGAGGTCGCTCGCTACGAAACCATTTTCACGCTATTGCCAGACACCCAAGCCATTTACGCTGAATGGAGGTCCATCGTTCGTGACAATTCCGTCCTCGGCAAACAGGTCCACGACGCTCGTATCGCTGCCGCGATGAGCGTTCATCAAATCACGAAACTCCTGACTTTCAATGGCAAAGATTTCAAACGTTTTGGGTTCATCGAAGTGATCGATCCGCAATCGATATTAGTCTCAGACGAGCAAAACGTCTCTGAGTGA
- the prfB gene encoding peptide chain release factor 2: MSTRSKRKLPNLGGFFDAPAKQRELDESEKLISTPGFWDDQESAQKVVQQRSRIEKALSRQKAFETGVSDAEVLFDFAAEDADSATELAALIERLDKEVAEAETESLLSGETDANNAICSLQAGAGGTDAQDFCQMLLRMYLRWCEKKGFKAEVIDEQSGSDAGLKSATFRVEGDYAYGLLSAEAGVHRLVRISPFNSGGSRETSFASLFVSPEIDETIEVNIEDKDLRIDTYRSSGAGGQHVNVTDSAVRITHIPTNIVVTCQNQRSQIQNRAVAMQVLRSKLYEVELEKLRAGAAELEATKQDIAFGSQIRNYVLHPYKLVKDTRTKYEKSDVDAVLDGDIDEFIKEFLLFKKTNVQR; encoded by the coding sequence ATTTCGACGCGATCAAAGAGAAAGTTACCCAACTTGGGAGGTTTCTTTGACGCACCTGCCAAACAACGCGAACTAGACGAATCAGAAAAACTTATTTCTACTCCCGGATTCTGGGACGATCAGGAATCGGCGCAGAAGGTCGTGCAGCAGCGGTCGCGGATCGAGAAGGCTCTGTCGCGGCAGAAGGCATTTGAGACGGGCGTTTCGGATGCTGAGGTTTTGTTCGATTTTGCGGCTGAGGACGCTGATTCAGCGACGGAACTTGCGGCCCTGATCGAGCGTTTGGATAAAGAGGTAGCTGAGGCTGAGACGGAGAGTTTGCTGTCCGGCGAAACGGACGCGAACAACGCGATCTGCTCGCTCCAGGCCGGAGCTGGCGGGACGGACGCGCAGGATTTTTGCCAGATGCTGCTGCGGATGTATCTGCGTTGGTGTGAGAAAAAAGGTTTTAAGGCCGAGGTCATCGACGAACAATCCGGCAGCGATGCGGGTTTGAAATCCGCGACATTCCGTGTCGAAGGCGATTATGCCTACGGTCTGCTGTCGGCTGAGGCCGGTGTGCATCGTTTGGTGCGTATCTCGCCGTTCAACTCGGGCGGCAGCCGTGAAACTTCGTTTGCATCGCTCTTTGTCTCGCCTGAGATCGACGAGACGATCGAGGTGAACATTGAGGATAAAGACCTCCGTATTGATACGTACAGGTCTTCGGGAGCTGGTGGGCAGCACGTGAACGTGACCGATTCGGCGGTAAGGATCACGCATATTCCGACCAATATTGTTGTAACATGTCAGAACCAGCGTTCGCAGATCCAAAACCGTGCGGTCGCGATGCAGGTGCTGCGTTCGAAACTGTACGAGGTCGAACTAGAAAAACTAAGAGCCGGAGCCGCCGAACTCGAAGCCACCAAACAAGACATCGCCTTCGGGTCGCAGATCCGGAATTATGTACTGCATCCGTACAAACTGGTTAAAGACACAAGGACAAAGTACGAAAAATCGGACGTTGACGCGGTTTTGGATGGGGATATTGATGAGTTTATCAAGGAGTTTTTGCTGTTCAAGAAAACTAATGTTCAGCGCTAG
- a CDS encoding VOC family protein, whose translation MNRLIPMLPAADIGRSIEFYEKLGFSVESRRDEWRWAMLVFGECRIMVEQSINVRPGAPRSGVLYLYPDDIVEYHKQVRDNGVQIPDLETTFYGLTEFRLDDPDGNRLWIGQNKDS comes from the coding sequence ATGAACCGCCTAATACCGATGCTGCCGGCAGCTGATATTGGTCGAAGCATTGAGTTTTACGAGAAGTTGGGATTCAGCGTTGAGAGCCGTCGGGATGAGTGGCGGTGGGCGATGCTGGTGTTTGGGGAATGCCGGATCATGGTCGAGCAGTCGATCAATGTGCGTCCGGGAGCACCGCGTTCGGGCGTGCTGTATCTATATCCTGACGACATCGTGGAATATCACAAACAGGTCCGGGACAACGGCGTCCAGATACCCGATCTCGAAACCACATTCTACGGCCTAACCGAATTCCGGCTCGACGATCCGGATGGGAATAGGTTGTGGATCGGGCAGAATAAGGATTCGTAG
- a CDS encoding SH3 domain-containing protein — protein sequence MKRDHVDLTIALGLLLGAGLACNGLPVFQTQQTMPPPASPTPPAAQSATPDAENAKLLEKLSELEKKIDAQQKQSKSSPPPVIRSGGTNAWVNSPGDGFLALRSDPSSNGGYRVMQIPHGASVRVLSCQGFSQNIGGHTGRWCRVSYAGNTGWAFDAWLVY from the coding sequence ATGAAAAGAGACCATGTTGACCTGACGATCGCGTTAGGGCTGCTGCTTGGGGCCGGTCTCGCGTGCAACGGGCTGCCGGTGTTCCAGACCCAACAGACAATGCCGCCGCCCGCATCGCCGACTCCTCCGGCGGCCCAGTCCGCAACGCCGGATGCTGAAAACGCAAAGCTGCTTGAAAAGCTATCCGAGCTTGAAAAGAAGATCGATGCCCAGCAAAAACAGAGCAAGTCTTCACCACCGCCTGTAATTCGATCAGGGGGCACAAACGCTTGGGTAAATTCACCGGGCGATGGCTTCCTTGCTCTCCGGAGCGATCCGAGCTCAAACGGTGGCTATCGCGTTATGCAGATTCCTCACGGAGCGAGCGTGCGGGTTCTGAGCTGTCAGGGATTTTCCCAGAATATTGGTGGACACACCGGTCGATGGTGCCGCGTCAGCTATGCGGGAAACACCGGCTGGGCTTTTGACGCCTGGCTTGTCTATTAA